Sequence from the Aquimarina sp. Aq107 genome:
ATTAGGACTTATTATGTTAATACTTATTTTCCAATTTAGCTCTATCTCTAAACCAACCATTATTATGATTGCTATCTTCTTAAGTTTTATAGGAGTTTTTGGAGGAATTCTAATCACTGGGGCAGCATTCGTAATTATGATGACCATGATGGGAATCATATCTCTAGCAGGGATTGTAGTAAATAATGGGGTGGTACTTCTTGATTATACACAATTATTGATTGATCGTAAGAAAGTAGAACTCAATATTCCGGAAAATGAACATCTTGCTAATGATGAAGTAATGAAACTAATCGTAAAGGGAGGAAGAGCACGTCTTAGACCTGTAATTCTTACTGCAATTACTACGGTATTAGGTCTGATTCCTTTAGCGGTTGGATTTAATATTGATTTCTTCTCATTATTTGCCAATTTTGACCCTAAGATTTATATCGGTGGAGATAATGTTATTTTCTGGGGACCTCTTGCTTGGGCAGTAATTTATGGATTAATTATAGCTACCTTCCTTACTCTAATTATAGTACCTTGTTTGTTCTTTATGGTACACAAGGTAAAGGTTTGGTTTAGTAAAAAAAGAGATGCTAAAACAATAATTACTGAAGAACCAGATCTTGAAGATGATGAGGGTGGTGAAATTCCAATACCATCTACAACATAAATAAAAACTTAATTTTAAATAAAAAACGCTGCAAATATGCAGTGTTTTTTATTTAAAATTAATACATAATTATCAAAAGATATTGTGAACATTTATAGTCAATATTTTTTACCATATATTACCACTATATTAGACATTACCTATCTATCGGTAGGGTTCAATATCTTTTTAAACCCAGAATCTAAGAATCTTCAGATTATTAAAACAGAACACAATTAAAATGGCTGTCGTTTGATAATCTTTTATAATCGTGATATTATTCACATCGACCGCCGTCAATAATACGCCAATTACTTTCATTGACTAAAATGGCTTTTGCAGCAGCAGCTTCATCAGAACAAAAAGTGGCTGGAAAAGAATCAAAAAAGACATTATTTTGCCGTGTTTGATTAGCAAAACTAATAAGTAATTTGTCATAATTTTCTGTTGACAAAGCACTATTTTCAAACATAATAGCTGCGTTAGAAACGTTAGAAATATTCCAATTACTTATATCAGGGTTTGCAGATTCTGCATTAAAAAACGCACCTCTTAGACTGGTTACATTACCTATTTCCCAATCGCTAACATCAGGGTTGACAATAAGAGCATTCGCAAATATCCCTTCCATATTAGTAACGCTTGACAAATCAGGAATATCAGTAGCCAGAATTTTAAGATTTTCACAGGATGCAAATGCACTTTCCATAGAAAGCCATATCCCTGTTCCCCATTGATCCACAGAGATAATATTATTAGCTTCATCTCCTTCAACACCTCCTCCAAAATTTATTGCAGGAAAAGTCCCAGTTATACGTATAGTACGTTCCACATTGGTATCAAAAATACGGGTGACATTTCCTGTTATTCCAGATTCATCTACAATACCATCGTTGTTCCAATCCACATTGTAATTATAGGTGAATTCTGGATTTGTAGGAATGGTAATTTCATTGGCAAACCAGGTTGTTATAAATTCTATTCCTGTAGCTGTTCCTAAACTGATTGTAACTATTACCGTAAATTCTTGAGTACTTCCGTCTTCTGCAACTACGGTATAAGTCACCGGGTTTGTAAAATCTTGCGCAACTCCATCAGCAGGAACTACACGTAACCCAGTATGCTCAATATCCGGAGTTAAAGCTGTAATATCTGTTCCTGAATCTAACTCAAAAGTAATCGTATTAGTATCGATAGTACCTTGTTGCCCATTAATACTAAACAAAGTAATATCATTAAGATTGTTTAGTATCTGACCGTCATCATCTTTAGCGCAGGATATACATAGTAAGAATAGACAAATGTAAAGAGATAATGTTTTCATTTTATGTGTTTATAATTAATTGATGCCCCAAATAAACCTTGATAAGAATATTAAAGCAAAATAAAATGTATGAAAAGGAAAAAATAAGGTTAAAAGGGAAATAAAAACCTCTTAAATAAGCCCTTCAATTGTCTTTTCAGTATCATCTCTTTTACGCCTCCCCCTATTTTATTTGGCGCATTAATTAAATAACTAAAAATCTATTTACTATAACTGTTTAGATCTATCTTTAAAACTAACATAACAAAAAACGCCGCTAATTGCGGCGTTTCTAATTTCAAAATAATATAAAATGATTATTGATTTTCTGACAACGGTATTGGTAAAACATTAAATACTTGATCTCCTGCTCTATCAATAGGTAACGTATTAGACAATCCATATCTTCTTAAATCAAACATTCTATGATTCTCTGCCCATAAAGAATAACGTCTTTGATTTAAAAGTTCCGTTGTTAGATCTCCTGATGTTTGAGCACCAGCATAATCTACTAAACCGGCTGCATTACGAATTACATTCAATGCATCCTCTGCATCTTGTAAATTATTAGCCAATATACTTGCTTCTGCATATAACAATATCAATTCTTCATTTCTAAGAATGTCAATTGGTGTTACATTCGATGCATATAATCTCGTTTCATTTGTTCCATTGAGTCCATCCTGAGCACTTGGCATTGGTCTAACCGCTGCTTTAGATGCTACTCGTGTATCACCTGCTTCAGCATCATTTATCCAACTATCGTGAACAATAATCTGATCCGCATTATTTGGTTCCTCAGCGGATGTGGAAGGTGAACGAAAAACACCATTAGGTAGATCTCCAGCTCCTAATCCAAAAACATATTTAGGCCCATTGGTTAAACTTCCCATAAGATCAAAATAAGAGTTTGATAGTTCTGAAAGAGCACCAGTTCCATCTCCTGCATATACTGCAGCAAGGGCGGCTACCCCTCTATTAAATAAAATGAATTCATCAATAGTGATTTGACTATTATCATCACGTACATCATCTCCCATCTCACCCGATGTATCTATTAAATTACCAAAACCTGAAATAGGGAATAAGAATTGATCTAAAGAAGTAAATCCACTTAAATCATTTTCAGCTTCGTCTAACAAGTTTCTAATTTCTACAAGTGCGGCATCAAATTCTAAAAAAGGACCAGGATTATCCGGATCTGCTACATCAATTCTTGCCGTACCATAGGATTTCAAAATCTGAATAAGCTCATATGCAATATAAGTTTTAGCAAAACCTCGATATCCATTTTTATCCATTTCCTCTATAACCTGTGTGTTATCCAATGCTTCTAATAAGACATTTGCATTTTTGATACATCTATAACTTCCAACAAACTGAGCGGTACTATAAAAAGAATTATCATCCAATTGAATTCCATTTTTCCCTAATAAATCACCCGTATTTCTAGGATCTGCATCAAATAAATATAGCTCTCTTGCTAACGTACCACTAGTCGTTGTTTCTATACCAAGACCTTCTCTCGAACTAGCTTGAACTCCAATTATTAATTCATTAAGTTGTCGTAAAGAAGCATTAGATTCTACACCTTCAAGACTTGGCCCATTAGGATCTATATCCTCATCAAAAGAACACGATGCTGCTACCAAAACCAGTAAAACAAGCATCATATGATATTTCGTTTTCATTATTAATCTATTTTTCATTATCGCTTATTTTAAAAATTAACATTTAAATGGAAGTAAAATTGTTGCGAACTAGGGAAAGGAGTTACCTCTATACCACTAGATAAACCTGCTCCTCCATTTACAGAAACTTCAGGATCATAACTACTATAATTAGTAATTGTAAATAAGTTTCTACCTGACACTCCTAGTTTTATACCTTCCACTACTTCTCCAAAAAGTCCTTCTATAATATTTGAAGGGAATCTATAATAAATCGATGCTTCTCTTAGTCTTACATATCCCGCATCTTCTATAAAACGTTCAGCATTGGCAGCTGTTCCCAATCTAGCTTGTCCTTCTGGAGTTTCTAAATCCGGCGAGGTCTGTCCCAAATCGGTAAGAAATCTAGATAAATTTAGGTTTTCTCCACCTTCTTTCCATTGTAATAAAAATGAAACATCTATTTGTTTGAATAATGTAAACTGGTTATTAAATGCCATCTGGAAGTCTGGCTCCACATTTCCCACTTGTTTTAAACTTGCTTCTAATGGACCATCTCCATCTGGATCTATATTACCAACAATCTGTGTTACAGGCTGTCCTTCTTCAATAAAAAAGGTACCTAAACCAGTTCCAAAACCAGCACCAGGTTGTGCAAATGCAGGAACGTCTAAACGGGTAACTTCGGATCGATTAAA
This genomic interval carries:
- a CDS encoding BspA family leucine-rich repeat surface protein, which encodes MKTLSLYICLFLLCISCAKDDDGQILNNLNDITLFSINGQQGTIDTNTITFELDSGTDITALTPDIEHTGLRVVPADGVAQDFTNPVTYTVVAEDGSTQEFTVIVTISLGTATGIEFITTWFANEITIPTNPEFTYNYNVDWNNDGIVDESGITGNVTRIFDTNVERTIRITGTFPAINFGGGVEGDEANNIISVDQWGTGIWLSMESAFASCENLKILATDIPDLSSVTNMEGIFANALIVNPDVSDWEIGNVTSLRGAFFNAESANPDISNWNISNVSNAAIMFENSALSTENYDKLLISFANQTRQNNVFFDSFPATFCSDEAAAAKAILVNESNWRIIDGGRCE
- a CDS encoding RagB/SusD family nutrient uptake outer membrane protein encodes the protein MKNRLIMKTKYHMMLVLLVLVAASCSFDEDIDPNGPSLEGVESNASLRQLNELIIGVQASSREGLGIETTTSGTLARELYLFDADPRNTGDLLGKNGIQLDDNSFYSTAQFVGSYRCIKNANVLLEALDNTQVIEEMDKNGYRGFAKTYIAYELIQILKSYGTARIDVADPDNPGPFLEFDAALVEIRNLLDEAENDLSGFTSLDQFLFPISGFGNLIDTSGEMGDDVRDDNSQITIDEFILFNRGVAALAAVYAGDGTGALSELSNSYFDLMGSLTNGPKYVFGLGAGDLPNGVFRSPSTSAEEPNNADQIIVHDSWINDAEAGDTRVASKAAVRPMPSAQDGLNGTNETRLYASNVTPIDILRNEELILLYAEASILANNLQDAEDALNVIRNAAGLVDYAGAQTSGDLTTELLNQRRYSLWAENHRMFDLRRYGLSNTLPIDRAGDQVFNVLPIPLSENQ